AAAGAAGTGGGGGAAAAAAGTGGCCTACGACCCCCTCTTCGCCACGGGCAAAGGTTACCTCGACCGGGCGCTTTCGGAAAACGGAATAGACACAGCCGTTATCCACAACGAGGTCGATCCCTACTTCGGGGGCGGGGGTCCCGATCCATCGGAGGAGAAGCTTAATGAGCTTTCCCGGCTGGTGAAAAACGACAAAAAAATCAGCCTGGGACTAGCCACCGACGGCGACGCCGACCGCTTCGGAATCCTCGATTTCGACGGGACGTTCATAGAGCCGAACTACATCATCGCCCTCTTGTTGGACTACCTGATCAGAGTAAGAAAATTCGAGGGGGGGGTCGCGAGGACAGTCGCCACGACCCACCTGATCGACGCCGTGTCCAAGTACCACGGCGTGAAATGCTACGAGACACCCGTGGGGTTCAAATACATCGGCGAGTATATCTCTGGGGGCGAGGTGGTCGGTGGGGGGGAGGAGAGCGCCGGCTTCTCGATCAAGGGCCACCTCCCGGAAAAGGACGGCATCCTGGCCTGCCTCTTGACCCTCGAGATGGTAGCCAGGGAGAATAAATCGATAAAGGAGCTCCTCGATGAGCTCTACAAAAGGGTTGGGACGTTCAAGACCCGTCGCGTAAACCTGATGTTGACCGAGGCCCTCGACCTAGCCTTCCCGGAAAAGATGAAGACAGACCCCAAAGATTTTGCCGATATAAAGATAAAAGAAAAAAATACCATCGACGGAACAAAATATATCCTGGAAGACGGCTCCTGGATACTCTTCAGGAAATCGGGAACAGAGCCGGTCGTTCGTATCTACGCCGAGGCAGAGGACGACAAGGAGCTCGAAAGGATAATCGAGTCAGGTAAAAAGTTCATCCTCGGGACTTAAAAAGGAGTTAAAAAATTGAAAAAAATAAAGACCGTATTTATTGTAGCCGTACTTATTTCCATTCCGATTTTGCTGTTTGGAAAGGATGATAGGGCGGTGACGGGTGAGGACACGCCCAAGATGCGAGAAGCCTACGAGATGTACGTCCTTGGGGAGGGAAATCCCGCTTTCGCCATGAACAACGAGGCAAATTTCTATCTCATAAAGGGGGACACAGAAAACGCGATTCTGAAATACCTCGAGGCGCTGAAGGTCTCCCCGGGAAACGTCCTCATCTCCAACAACCTCTCATGGGCTTATATTGTGGCGGGTAAGTACGAGAGGGCGAAAAAGCTTCTGGAGAAGACGATAGTTGTCGCCAAAGAGGGCGCTTCGACGAACTTCTACCTCGGGGTGGTCAACCTGAAGCTCGGAAATATCAATGACGCAAAAAAATACCTTGAAAAAGCCGTCGAGCTCGATTCCAATCACCCATACTCTCACTACTACCTCGCTAAAACTTACGAGGCCGAGGGATTTATCCAAAAAGCGGTCCTCGAGGCGGAGACGGCCGCATACATCCTCGGAGATGTGTGGAATCCGGAAGTGGCGCTCTATCTCGGCAATCTCTACGGGCAGGCGGGGATGTTCCAGA
This genomic stretch from Candidatus Zymogenus saltonus harbors:
- a CDS encoding phosphoglucomutase/phosphomannomutase family protein — translated: MAIKFGTSGWRGVIADDYTGFNVRCVAQAIAEYVIREKEEKEGLIVGYDSRFLGERFAEYAARVVVGNGVRVLFSREAVPTPTIAFGIVSGKAAGAINITASHNPYDYNGIKYSPKWGGPALPETTKWIEDRANEVVGTGKFKEMAEEEARSKGLWTDVDLRPDYLDELNRKIDFAVIKKWGKKVAYDPLFATGKGYLDRALSENGIDTAVIHNEVDPYFGGGGPDPSEEKLNELSRLVKNDKKISLGLATDGDADRFGILDFDGTFIEPNYIIALLLDYLIRVRKFEGGVARTVATTHLIDAVSKYHGVKCYETPVGFKYIGEYISGGEVVGGGEESAGFSIKGHLPEKDGILACLLTLEMVARENKSIKELLDELYKRVGTFKTRRVNLMLTEALDLAFPEKMKTDPKDFADIKIKEKNTIDGTKYILEDGSWILFRKSGTEPVVRIYAEAEDDKELERIIESGKKFILGT
- a CDS encoding tetratricopeptide repeat protein translates to MKKIKTVFIVAVLISIPILLFGKDDRAVTGEDTPKMREAYEMYVLGEGNPAFAMNNEANFYLIKGDTENAILKYLEALKVSPGNVLISNNLSWAYIVAGKYERAKKLLEKTIVVAKEGASTNFYLGVVNLKLGNINDAKKYLEKAVELDSNHPYSHYYLAKTYEAEGFIQKAVLEAETAAYILGDVWNPEVALYLGNLYGQAGMFQKAILQYTKLVDEPEYAFEAYYGLGVSYGHFNDFDRSEKNFLKAKEFDKKDPRVYFGLGKIYSTKEDELGKALKNAEKALSLDEKNPRYFHLIGWIYYKMGEYEDALKHFRLAQKYDPENKEYGRQIRTLERALNEK